The following coding sequences lie in one Hoplias malabaricus isolate fHopMal1 chromosome 14, fHopMal1.hap1, whole genome shotgun sequence genomic window:
- the LOC136666617 gene encoding tumor necrosis factor receptor superfamily member 5-like isoform X2, which yields MCPIGMVLLRDCVGDNSTVCKPCPEGTFMNEPNCLEKCFSCKTCSKEQGLYFSRPCSTISNAVCEVMDGYHCADFSEMECTIAVNHTKCHEGQEIKTPGTKTSDTVCHPCPEGFYSPLGVNCTRWTNCSIRDEVMEKEGNSVKDVQCKPTSRRRDSLIATAVLFFFFLFFCLSFLFKKYIGQSDKKNHQKKYGNHSNGLSAVTHPGLGANP from the exons ATGTGCCCCATAG GGATGGTCCTGCTGAGGGACTGTGTTGGTGATAACAGTACTGTATGCAAACCTTGCCCCGAAGGAACATTTATGAATGAACCTAACTGCCTTGAGAAATGTTTTTCCTGCAAAACTTGTAGCAAAG AGCAAGGACTTTATTTTTCACGCCCCTGTTCCACTATAAGCAATGCAGTCTGTGAGGTTATGGATGGATATCACTGTGCAGATTTCTCAGAGATGGAATGTACAATTGCAGTGAATCACACAAAATGTCATGAAGGGCAGGAAATAAAAACTCCAG GAACTAAAACCTCAGATACTGTGTGTCACCCCTGTCCAGAAGGATTTTATTCTCCACTGGGGGTGAACTGCACCAGATGGACAAA TTGTTCAATCCGAGATGAGGTCATGGAGAAAGAAGGCAATTCTGTAAAGGATGTTCAATGCAAACCAACATCGAGAAGGAGAGACAGTCTCATAGCAACTgcagttctgttttttttttttttgtttttttgtttgtcatttttatttaaaaaatatattggtcAATCAGATAAGAAAAACCATCAAAAAAAGTATG gTAACCACAGCAATGGACTATCA gcagtaacacaccctggactgggTGCCAATCCATGA
- the LOC136666617 gene encoding tumor necrosis factor receptor superfamily member 5-like isoform X1, producing the protein MCPIGMVLLRDCVGDNSTVCKPCPEGTFMNEPNCLEKCFSCKTCSKEQGLYFSRPCSTISNAVCEVMDGYHCADFSEMECTIAVNHTKCHEGQEIKTPGTKTSDTVCHPCPEGFYSPLGVNCTRWTNCSIRDEVMEKEGNSVKDVQCKPTSRRRDSLIATAVLFFFFLFFCLSFLFKKYIGQSDKKNHQKKYGNHSNGLSVPVPETSQNTQEENREEDTILL; encoded by the exons ATGTGCCCCATAG GGATGGTCCTGCTGAGGGACTGTGTTGGTGATAACAGTACTGTATGCAAACCTTGCCCCGAAGGAACATTTATGAATGAACCTAACTGCCTTGAGAAATGTTTTTCCTGCAAAACTTGTAGCAAAG AGCAAGGACTTTATTTTTCACGCCCCTGTTCCACTATAAGCAATGCAGTCTGTGAGGTTATGGATGGATATCACTGTGCAGATTTCTCAGAGATGGAATGTACAATTGCAGTGAATCACACAAAATGTCATGAAGGGCAGGAAATAAAAACTCCAG GAACTAAAACCTCAGATACTGTGTGTCACCCCTGTCCAGAAGGATTTTATTCTCCACTGGGGGTGAACTGCACCAGATGGACAAA TTGTTCAATCCGAGATGAGGTCATGGAGAAAGAAGGCAATTCTGTAAAGGATGTTCAATGCAAACCAACATCGAGAAGGAGAGACAGTCTCATAGCAACTgcagttctgttttttttttttttgtttttttgtttgtcatttttatttaaaaaatatattggtcAATCAGATAAGAAAAACCATCAAAAAAAGTATG gTAACCACAGCAATGGACTATCA GTACCTGTACCAGAAACCTCACAAAATACACA AGAAGAAAACAGAGAAGAGGATACAATTCTGCTATGA